The DNA window ACAACATCCGCGTATCCTTTGCGGCGGTTTCGGGGGGCATCACAGGCGGACTGGCAACCACCTATATCATGTTGCTCAACGGCATGATGATTGGCACGATTGGTGCATTGGTGGGTCAGAATAACCTCGCGTTTCCCTTTTGGGCGTTTGTCTTTCCCCACGGTTCGCTGGAGTTACCCGCGATTTTTCTGGCATCGGGTGCGGGATTTTTGATTGCGCGGGCACTGGTCTTTCCAGGACGGTTGCGCCGCATCGATGCGCTAAAACAGTACGGACAGCAGGCCACCCAACTAGTCTACGGTGTTGTGCCGATGCTCGTGATCGCCGGAGTGATTGAGGGCTTTTTCTCGCCCAGTCCGGTGGTGCCCGGTATCCTGAAGTACATCGTAGGAACCGGGTTGTTTATTGGGTTGCTGCTATACCTGAGCCGCAAGTCTCCGACAATGTAATCCCAGTGGGGCGATCGCCTATGCGTTTATCAATTTAGTTGAATGAGATTGTTAGCACACTGAGAAGTGACACTGTAACGGAGGCAAGATGGTACAAACTCTTCAGGCTAGAAACGTCACTCTAGCGGATTTACAGAAGCATTTTAGGCTGCATTTGGCTGCATTTGACTACGTCCTATCAGTTTTTTCCGGAGTGGATGGAGGCTCAAGCAGAGGTTACGGATATTGAAAAGCAGCAGCTCGATCGCGTTAAAGCAAATTTTCTGTACTTGAGCCAATCTCCTCCCATGATGGAAAACGCCGTGAAGATGGTGGTTTTGTCGCCATTACTGGACTTGGCAGGGTTTTACGAGCCTCCGTTTCCAATGCGAGCAGAGGTGTCGATTGAGGTTGCAACGCAGGATGACGATACTCTGATTTGGGGACAAATTGATGTCTTGGTGTCGTTTGAGCGGCTTTGGATTTTGGCGATCGAGTCAAAAAGTATTGGCATTGGTTTAAGTACTGGAATTCCGCAGGCATTGAGCTTGAGCTACATGCTGGCTACGCCGACTCAGGAGCGTCCGATCTTTGGCATGGTAACGCCAGGAAGTGAGTTCGTGTTCCTGAAACTGGTAAAGGCTCCAGAACCTTTGTATACCTCCTCTAGAGTCTTCTCGATGTTTAGTCCCATCAATGAGTTGTACGACATGCTAAACATTTTGAAAAAACTAGGGCAAGCCGTGAGCCAAGACCAGGGGTGAAGGGCAGAGTTATCTGTTCAATCCAACGCATCCAGTAACGGTTCATCGGGCTGTCGTACCAACTCTGGCTCAAAGGGGATGGGGGATTGGGTGGCTGGTTCAGCAGGGGCGATCGCCCCACTGGGCTGACCATTCACGCCACTTCCTTTCGCTAAGAATTCTGTGGCTTGCTTGGCGACTAGCATAAAGTCTGAGGGCAGCATCACCAGGGTTGTGGTGTTATTCTCTATGCCAATTTCCGTCAGCATTTGCAAGCGACGTAGTTCCAGTGCTGCCGGATTTTCAGCAATATTTCGGGCGGCCTGGGTCAACATTTTCGACGCTTCGTATTCCGCAGCGGCTTTGATGAGGCGTGCGCGTTTCTCGCGGGTGGCCTCCGCTTCTTTCGCCATTGCCCGTTGCATGCCTAGCGGAATTTCCACATCCTTCATTTCGACATGTTCAATGACTACGCCCCAAGGTTCGGTCAGCTCATCGACGATCGTCTGTACTTTGTCATTAATGGCGTCGCGGTTTTGCAAAATTTCATCAAGGATGGCTTGCCCGACCACGTTGCGGAGGGTGGTCATCGCCGTCTGATAGACCGCCATTTCGTAATTTTCAACTTTATTAATGGCGCGATTAGCGTCAAGAATGCGATAGTACAGCACCGCATTCACCCGAATCGTAACGCTGTCAGCGGTGACCGCTTCCTGGGGCGTAATATCCACGGTTTTGGTGCGGATGTCTACCTGCACTTTCTGATCTACACCGGGAATAATCCAGTATATCCCTGGCCCCATCGTGCCTTTGTAGCGTCCTAACCGAAAAATCACGCCGCGCTGATATTCCCGATCTACTTTTAGACCAGATAGCCCTGTAAGAAGCAGCATCGCCATTGCAACACCCAGAACGGTTCCCATAGCAGCTTCTCCTGTGACGATTGCGCACGTTAACCGAGTTGGTTCACTCGTAATTCCAGTCTAGACAAGGGACTGGGCGATCGCGGCAATTCTACAGGCTGTCTTTAGGTCTTAGAGATGAGGAAAACTTTACAAACTTTCTAAATACTTCAGCAGATCCGCCATATCTTGTTCGCTGGGCTGAAACTGCGGCATTGGCGGGGTGGAACCGCTTGTGACTTGGTGGATAAGGCTAATCCGCGATCGATGGTCGGACACATGGTGCAGACTAGGGCCAACCTGCCCATCTGCATAAATGCCGTGGCAGCCAGAACAGTTCATCTGGAAAATGGCATGTCCCCGTACGGCATCCCCGTTCAGAGATAGCACGTTCTGCACGTAGGGGTCGGTATACCAAAGCTGGTATGCAATCAAAATAGCCACCAAGGCCGCAAATAGCATCGCCACCACAGCAAGCGCCACCTTGCCGATCACAGCATTGGTAATGTCAGGCGCAGGTAGGTTGTTGGCTAAGTTCTGGGTCACAGCTAATAATTACAAACTGCTTTTCAATTTAAAACATAGCTTAAAATTCCAGTGACGATCCTGAAAACTTCATGTTGCTTTCGAGGTGCCTGTATTGGGGATTCAGCCTCCAAAAGGCTGATCGTCTGGTCAAAGGAGTGTGTGTGTGCGATCCTTACGGGCTGTGTCGTTTCTGAGAGAAGGGTGGTTTGTATTATGAGAGAGGACTAAGGAATATTACATGTCGTGGTCTGGCAATGCGATCGCCCCATGGGGCATCGAACGCTGAAAAGCTGCAAATACGTCAAGGGGACGTGGTATTGGTACGGCTCCCGGTTGTATAGTTTTTAGAGAGCCGCGACAAGGCTGGTATTGATTGATAAGGAGACTGACTGTGGTAGAACCTTTGCTAAGTGGGATTGTGTTGGGCTTGATTCCGGTAACGCTGGCTGGTTTGTTTGTGGCTGCTTACTTGCAATATCGTCGTGGCGATCAGTTGGGCGGCTAAGCGATCGCCCTTCGTAACCCGGCTGCTCCGGTGATTGGGTTAGTTTTAGAGACCTTT is part of the Synechococcales cyanobacterium T60_A2020_003 genome and encodes:
- a CDS encoding cytochrome c; its protein translation is MLFAALVAILIAYQLWYTDPYVQNVLSLNGDAVRGHAIFQMNCSGCHGIYADGQVGPSLHHVSDHRSRISLIHQVTSGSTPPMPQFQPSEQDMADLLKYLESL
- a CDS encoding slipin family protein — its product is MGTVLGVAMAMLLLTGLSGLKVDREYQRGVIFRLGRYKGTMGPGIYWIIPGVDQKVQVDIRTKTVDITPQEAVTADSVTIRVNAVLYYRILDANRAINKVENYEMAVYQTAMTTLRNVVGQAILDEILQNRDAINDKVQTIVDELTEPWGVVIEHVEMKDVEIPLGMQRAMAKEAEATREKRARLIKAAAEYEASKMLTQAARNIAENPAALELRRLQMLTEIGIENNTTTLVMLPSDFMLVAKQATEFLAKGSGVNGQPSGAIAPAEPATQSPIPFEPELVRQPDEPLLDALD
- the petG gene encoding cytochrome b6-f complex subunit PetG, with the protein product MVEPLLSGIVLGLIPVTLAGLFVAAYLQYRRGDQLGG